Proteins encoded together in one Rossellomorea sp. y25 window:
- a CDS encoding ATP-binding protein has protein sequence MIQHRDVISISISDEEELILASDCSGGIGSKKGDAVIAEPETVGYYCFRVAAMECLSVGATLKAVQVLNFTSNSAWESYYSGVKKGLSELNIEDIPITGSSESNIVLHQSALGVTCIGMRKKERPFTSCHNLAHALIGTPLVGNEVITNVASVAPLSLFMDCIHHPSIIDILPVGSKGVFHELSLLLGKPLKREGVTSIQDLYKSSGPSTSFIISYKKEDEHDVRELTGRHFHSLHLSC, from the coding sequence ATGATTCAACATCGGGATGTTATATCCATATCGATCTCAGATGAAGAAGAGCTGATCCTGGCATCAGATTGCAGCGGAGGGATTGGAAGCAAAAAAGGGGATGCGGTCATTGCTGAACCGGAGACTGTGGGGTATTACTGCTTTCGTGTAGCAGCGATGGAATGCTTATCCGTGGGAGCAACCCTAAAAGCTGTTCAAGTATTGAACTTTACGAGTAATTCTGCATGGGAGAGTTATTATAGTGGTGTCAAGAAAGGTTTGAGTGAATTAAACATAGAGGATATTCCCATAACGGGAAGCTCTGAATCGAATATCGTTCTACATCAATCTGCTCTTGGAGTTACTTGTATTGGGATGAGAAAAAAAGAGAGACCTTTTACCTCTTGTCATAACCTTGCTCATGCCCTTATCGGAACGCCATTAGTAGGAAATGAAGTAATCACAAATGTTGCGTCTGTTGCCCCTCTATCCCTGTTCATGGACTGTATACACCACCCTTCCATCATAGATATTCTGCCAGTGGGCTCCAAAGGCGTTTTTCATGAACTTTCTCTCTTATTGGGGAAGCCTTTAAAAAGAGAGGGTGTTACCTCTATTCAAGACTTGTATAAATCTAGCGGACCTTCTACTTCATTTATCATTTCTTACAAGAAAGAGGATGAACATGATGTACGAGAACTTACCGGGAGGCATTTTCATTCACTACATTTATCATGCTAG
- a CDS encoding ECF transporter S component, with product MNSNLRTLLILSLFMAFSAIGGMVKIPAVIGTIALDSMPALLIASLYNRRWGAIVAGGGHLLSSLYVGFPLGPLHVLIAIEMAFFVWIFGYVFSKGKRVLAAILFLIGNGVLAGIPFIFILSPSFYYTIVPSLLLASFINLTIAHFLYPPLVSRIRRGEIA from the coding sequence ATGAATAGTAATCTAAGGACTCTTTTAATACTTTCCTTGTTTATGGCTTTTTCTGCGATCGGTGGAATGGTAAAGATACCTGCTGTAATTGGGACCATTGCTTTAGATAGTATGCCTGCACTATTAATTGCATCCCTTTACAATCGGAGATGGGGTGCAATCGTTGCAGGGGGAGGACACTTGCTATCAAGCTTATACGTTGGATTCCCGCTGGGACCGCTTCATGTTCTCATTGCTATTGAAATGGCCTTCTTCGTATGGATATTTGGATATGTGTTTTCGAAGGGTAAACGTGTACTTGCAGCCATCCTGTTTCTTATAGGAAACGGGGTACTGGCAGGGATTCCATTTATATTTATCCTGAGTCCTTCTTTTTATTACACCATTGTTCCATCCTTATTATTGGCCAGTTTCATTAATTTGACGATTGCCCACTTCCTGTACCCTCCTCTTGTTTCAAGAATTAGAAGGGGAGAAATCGCATGA
- a CDS encoding cob(I)yrinic acid a,c-diamide adenosyltransferase — protein MQLYTRTGDKGQTSLIGGRVDKDDIRVEAYGTLDEVNSFVGQAISELHDERFTDLLEDLETIQHELFDCGGDLSNVSKNKTIKLQSQSVQALEEKIDRFTKEAPPLEKFILPGGVKASSSIHIARTVTRRAERIMVSLSKTDEDFPIVTLQYINRLSDYFFALARVINFRCNVKDVEYIRSANVFSTGKVQKKNE, from the coding sequence ATGCAGCTTTACACAAGAACTGGTGATAAAGGTCAGACGAGTTTAATCGGTGGAAGAGTAGATAAAGATGATATTCGTGTCGAAGCATATGGTACATTAGATGAAGTCAATTCATTCGTTGGACAAGCCATTTCTGAACTTCATGATGAGCGTTTTACAGATTTGTTAGAGGATCTTGAGACGATTCAGCATGAGCTCTTTGATTGCGGAGGTGATCTATCCAACGTTTCTAAAAATAAAACGATCAAGCTTCAGTCCCAATCCGTCCAGGCGTTGGAAGAGAAGATTGATCGCTTCACTAAGGAAGCGCCCCCTCTGGAAAAATTCATTTTACCAGGTGGTGTGAAAGCCTCTTCAAGTATTCATATTGCGAGAACGGTTACAAGAAGAGCAGAGAGAATCATGGTTTCGCTTTCAAAAACGGACGAGGACTTTCCCATTGTGACATTGCAGTATATCAATCGATTATCCGACTACTTTTTTGCCTTAGCACGTGTGATCAATTTTCGTTGTAATGTAAAAGATGTTGAATATATTCGCAGCGCAAACGTATTTTCAACAGGTAAAGTTCAGAAAAAAAATGAATAG
- a CDS encoding bifunctional adenosylcobinamide kinase/adenosylcobinamide-phosphate guanylyltransferase, producing MYFVTGGSFNGKSIWVKNHFNLKETDTTWIPLFSGERFHLDDINFSNSVIVIEGLEYGIRSTILNNEPEVRKSYAILMQTLQQWEEEDPDRRVIWIGSEVGKGIVPMEKLSREWRDMTGWVYQDLAKISQEVWLVWYGLATSLKG from the coding sequence ATGTACTTCGTTACGGGAGGTTCCTTTAATGGGAAAAGCATATGGGTGAAAAACCATTTTAATCTTAAAGAAACTGATACAACCTGGATTCCATTATTTAGTGGAGAAAGGTTTCATTTGGATGATATCAACTTTTCAAACTCTGTCATCGTAATAGAGGGACTTGAGTATGGGATTCGATCAACTATTTTAAATAATGAGCCTGAAGTCAGAAAGTCTTATGCAATTCTGATGCAAACCTTACAACAGTGGGAAGAAGAAGACCCTGATCGCAGAGTGATCTGGATAGGTTCAGAGGTCGGGAAAGGAATTGTCCCGATGGAAAAGCTGTCCAGGGAATGGCGGGATATGACAGGATGGGTTTATCAAGATCTGGCGAAAATTTCTCAAGAAGTATGGCTGGTTTGGTACGGGCTTGCTACATCATTAAAAGGATAA
- a CDS encoding histidine phosphatase family protein, translating to MDDYMVIACIRHGLTEENEKGKYLGWTNSSLSRKGIELLKSRNTFFQEYERCFSSDLNRCLETAHFLFPHAPLISSSLLREIHFGGWEGLTYESLKDDDVYQEWLMDPSISPPNGEGIEQFGKRVDLAWAQIVAQIEEHNGKRYAVITHGGVIRHLLTSLSPRHVHRTFWEWKVNHGEGYEMVWKTESDWRNQTCTSLREVPLMGKAYG from the coding sequence ATGGATGACTATATGGTTATTGCATGTATTCGCCATGGTTTAACAGAGGAAAATGAGAAAGGGAAATACCTCGGCTGGACCAATTCCAGTTTATCTCGAAAAGGAATCGAATTACTTAAAAGTCGAAATACTTTTTTTCAAGAGTATGAACGATGCTTTTCGAGTGATCTAAACCGCTGTTTAGAAACCGCTCATTTTCTGTTTCCTCATGCTCCATTGATCTCTTCATCCCTTTTAAGAGAGATACACTTTGGAGGCTGGGAAGGTTTAACCTATGAGAGCTTAAAGGATGACGATGTTTATCAAGAATGGTTAATGGACCCATCCATTTCTCCACCAAATGGAGAAGGGATAGAACAATTTGGAAAACGAGTCGATTTAGCCTGGGCACAGATCGTAGCTCAGATAGAAGAGCACAATGGAAAGAGGTACGCCGTTATTACTCATGGCGGAGTCATTCGACACCTATTAACTTCTTTATCTCCCAGACATGTTCACAGAACGTTTTGGGAGTGGAAGGTCAACCACGGAGAAGGGTATGAAATGGTATGGAAGACAGAAAGTGATTGGAGGAATCAAACATGTACTTCGTTACGGGAGGTTCCTTTAATGGGAAAAGCATATGGGTGA
- a CDS encoding adenosylcobinamide-GDP ribazoletransferase: MILFKSFLLNLQFFTILPIRKEFSIGNREMKWMVRTFPLLGLFVGAILLGGYVFLNAFTHISSLGISFYIWVMPIVLTGGIHLDGYMDASDAFFSYRDREKRLDIMKDPRVGAFGVLSLAVLLSSRFLFIYETILQTHSTILIGMVLVSIPFLSRMMMGAGLILIPPAQASGMGYGFSKNVTGYDLIWIVSGLLLGGVGSYFLNCFYFYALFTLVTFALFCFVYSRSIKWFGGMTGDTIGGSVEGVELFLWMTIWLLHVFAMV; the protein is encoded by the coding sequence ATGATCCTATTTAAAAGCTTTCTCCTGAACCTGCAGTTTTTTACAATTCTGCCGATTCGAAAAGAATTCTCAATAGGGAATAGGGAAATGAAATGGATGGTCCGTACATTTCCACTGCTGGGTTTATTTGTAGGTGCGATTCTTCTAGGAGGATATGTTTTTTTGAATGCTTTTACCCACATAAGCTCTTTAGGAATATCATTCTATATTTGGGTAATGCCAATCGTATTAACGGGTGGTATCCATTTAGATGGTTATATGGATGCAAGTGATGCCTTTTTTTCCTATAGAGATAGGGAGAAGCGATTAGACATCATGAAAGACCCGAGGGTAGGTGCCTTTGGCGTTTTGTCACTGGCGGTATTGCTTTCATCACGGTTTTTATTTATTTATGAAACCATCCTTCAAACCCATTCCACTATTTTGATTGGTATGGTCCTTGTGTCGATTCCCTTTTTAAGTCGAATGATGATGGGGGCGGGTCTAATTCTTATCCCTCCAGCCCAGGCGTCAGGAATGGGATACGGTTTCAGTAAGAATGTGACGGGTTATGATCTTATTTGGATTGTTTCTGGTTTATTACTGGGTGGAGTCGGCAGCTACTTTTTAAATTGCTTTTATTTTTATGCTTTATTTACCCTGGTGACGTTTGCTTTATTCTGCTTTGTTTATTCTAGATCCATCAAATGGTTTGGCGGTATGACCGGCGATACAATCGGGGGCAGTGTAGAGGGGGTGGAGTTGTTTTTATGGATGACTATATGGTTATTGCATGTATTCGCCATGGTTTAA
- a CDS encoding bifunctional adenosylcobinamide kinase/adenosylcobinamide-phosphate guanylyltransferase: MGTLYFITGGVRSGKSSFAEKWAIEMKKSNVPLVYLACGVNTDREMEQRILKHQQDRQASAGEWRTIECPDSIEWIVNHIPQHSVVLLDCLTTLLTNEMYGNGDGKGQNIEEKIYQSIIQLLNRVNVLILVSNELVSDLPIDSNDLLTFQKRLGALHIRMVKKACVAIEMTAGIPIVKKRGHNEEGRLPHDPI; the protein is encoded by the coding sequence TTGGGAACCCTATATTTTATTACCGGAGGGGTTAGAAGTGGCAAAAGCTCTTTTGCTGAAAAATGGGCAATAGAGATGAAAAAGTCAAACGTTCCATTGGTCTATCTTGCTTGTGGTGTGAACACTGACAGGGAGATGGAGCAAAGAATCTTGAAACACCAGCAGGACCGGCAAGCGTCTGCTGGTGAATGGAGGACGATTGAATGTCCCGATTCGATTGAATGGATAGTCAACCACATACCTCAACACTCCGTTGTTCTGTTAGACTGCCTCACGACTCTTTTAACAAATGAGATGTATGGTAATGGAGATGGGAAAGGTCAGAATATAGAAGAGAAAATCTATCAGTCTATCATACAGTTACTAAATAGAGTAAATGTACTGATCCTGGTTAGTAATGAATTGGTTTCTGACCTTCCAATTGATTCAAACGATCTTCTTACTTTCCAGAAACGACTTGGTGCATTACATATAAGAATGGTGAAGAAAGCATGTGTGGCGATTGAAATGACGGCGGGAATCCCTATTGTGAAAAAGAGGGGTCACAATGAGGAAGGACGGTTGCCTCATGATCCTATTTAA
- a CDS encoding adenosylcobinamide amidohydrolase, which translates to MIDINGVTVGYNDKKIVEDMNFHIDKGEFFGILGPNGSGKTTLLKAMTGLLPLMDGTITLKGKKLHHFSSRDLATQLAVLPQISTESFSYEVRETVMLGRYAHQKGFFKGTTERDVEIVERVMNQTGITSFQHRYLHELSGGERQRVFLAQALAQEPQVLLLDEPTNHLDLSYQKSLLDLIKNQTVHEKLTVIAIFHDLNLASLYCDRLLLLDKGRTKLLHHPEEVLKEKHIEEVYHTKVQKQAHPLVAKPQMVIVPEESATENFVLDESYLNVKGEYIHFSAPYPLKCMSSGIIGAGIGWYKHFINRKVPADYDCPDYQEDMKEFLVQRNLDPSLSVGMMTALPLNNMVCDHFEVQGHSIFVVVTAGIGNAIDISTSYQFDIDTRPGTINMWVFLNGNLSDEAYIEALVTSTEAKVRALHDMNVRDRRTGQLATGTPTDSILIASSQKGELEPFAGPITPIGKLIGRGVYEVTKKAIQRYLDQT; encoded by the coding sequence ATGATTGATATAAACGGGGTGACTGTTGGATACAACGATAAAAAAATCGTGGAAGACATGAATTTTCATATAGATAAAGGAGAATTCTTTGGGATTCTTGGACCTAACGGCAGTGGAAAGACGACGCTGTTAAAAGCCATGACGGGTCTGCTTCCATTAATGGATGGAACCATCACGTTAAAAGGAAAAAAACTGCATCATTTTTCTTCAAGGGATTTAGCAACACAGTTAGCGGTACTTCCTCAGATATCGACAGAATCCTTCTCCTATGAAGTGAGGGAAACGGTTATGCTTGGGAGATATGCTCACCAGAAAGGTTTTTTTAAAGGAACGACTGAACGTGATGTTGAAATCGTAGAGAGGGTAATGAACCAAACGGGCATTACGTCCTTTCAGCACCGCTACCTTCATGAATTGTCAGGGGGAGAACGGCAGCGGGTGTTCCTAGCACAGGCTCTGGCTCAGGAACCACAGGTCCTGTTGCTTGATGAACCTACTAATCATCTTGATCTATCGTATCAGAAATCACTATTGGATTTAATCAAGAATCAAACGGTACACGAAAAATTAACGGTAATCGCGATCTTTCATGATTTAAATTTAGCAAGTTTATACTGTGATCGCTTACTTCTCTTAGACAAAGGAAGAACCAAACTTCTCCACCACCCGGAAGAGGTTCTGAAAGAGAAACATATAGAAGAGGTGTATCATACAAAGGTTCAAAAACAGGCTCATCCTTTAGTGGCAAAACCTCAAATGGTAATCGTTCCTGAGGAGAGTGCGACAGAGAACTTTGTGTTAGATGAAAGTTACCTAAACGTGAAGGGAGAATACATACATTTCTCTGCCCCTTATCCATTAAAATGCATGTCCTCAGGGATTATTGGTGCAGGAATAGGCTGGTACAAGCACTTTATCAATCGTAAAGTCCCTGCAGATTATGACTGCCCGGATTATCAAGAGGATATGAAAGAATTTCTTGTTCAAAGGAACCTGGATCCCTCATTGTCTGTAGGCATGATGACGGCTCTTCCTTTAAATAATATGGTATGTGATCATTTCGAAGTTCAGGGGCATTCCATATTCGTTGTGGTGACAGCAGGTATCGGGAATGCGATTGATATCTCTACAAGTTATCAATTTGATATAGATACAAGGCCAGGCACGATTAATATGTGGGTGTTCCTAAATGGGAATCTATCAGATGAAGCATATATTGAAGCCCTTGTAACTTCAACAGAAGCGAAAGTGAGAGCCCTTCACGACATGAATGTGAGGGACAGACGAACAGGTCAGCTTGCAACCGGGACACCGACCGACAGTATTTTGATTGCCTCCAGTCAAAAAGGTGAGCTGGAACCCTTTGCCGGGCCGATTACGCCGATAGGGAAGTTGATTGGGCGCGGTGTGTATGAGGTAACGAAAAAAGCCATTCAACGCTATTTGGATCAAACATAG
- a CDS encoding iron ABC transporter permease translates to MQSRSIRSYLQNKIWITYGLAVSFLLFALLAGISIGTIPVPPKDILYIVGAKWLGYHLPEEIDPMFTNIVFSIRLPRVLLALLVGSSLAIAGASFQGLLRNPLADPYTLGVSSGASVGAVITLFFNWSIPFIGKFTLPFLSILCSIITVFLVLWFAQKVERTMKVETIILTGIIFSSFLGSFISLMIALTGEELRQIIGWLLGSVSMRGWDYIAIIFPFFLIGVILLFFNSKELNGMSFGEEQAHHIGISVQKRKLLILIAGSILTGAAVAVSGTIGFVGLVVPHFLRRMVGHDHKHLLPLSIIVGGGFLVLADLISRTIIAPTELPIGVITSLIGAPMFAYILLKKRGLSS, encoded by the coding sequence TTGCAAAGTCGATCTATCCGGAGTTATTTACAGAATAAAATATGGATAACATACGGATTGGCAGTATCGTTTTTACTATTCGCTCTTCTTGCCGGTATATCGATTGGAACCATTCCGGTGCCGCCGAAGGACATTTTGTACATCGTCGGAGCTAAATGGTTAGGATACCATTTACCAGAAGAGATTGATCCGATGTTTACAAACATTGTCTTTTCAATTAGATTACCCAGAGTATTATTGGCACTTTTGGTTGGAAGCTCCTTAGCAATCGCAGGAGCTTCTTTTCAAGGACTTTTGCGCAACCCGCTGGCAGATCCGTATACATTGGGTGTGTCTTCAGGAGCATCAGTCGGAGCTGTTATTACATTGTTTTTTAATTGGAGCATTCCGTTCATTGGTAAGTTTACGCTTCCTTTTCTCAGTATTCTTTGTTCGATTATTACCGTGTTCCTCGTATTATGGTTTGCGCAAAAAGTTGAAAGAACAATGAAGGTAGAAACAATCATATTAACAGGAATTATTTTCAGCTCTTTTTTAGGGTCCTTTATTTCCTTAATGATCGCCCTAACTGGAGAAGAATTAAGGCAAATCATTGGTTGGCTTCTTGGAAGTGTATCCATGAGAGGGTGGGATTACATTGCGATTATATTCCCGTTTTTCCTTATTGGAGTGATTTTGTTGTTTTTTAATAGCAAGGAACTGAATGGCATGAGTTTTGGTGAAGAACAAGCCCATCATATCGGGATATCCGTACAAAAGAGAAAACTTCTCATCTTAATTGCAGGAAGTATCCTGACAGGAGCGGCTGTCGCCGTTTCAGGTACGATCGGATTTGTTGGTCTTGTGGTCCCTCATTTTCTACGGAGGATGGTAGGGCATGATCATAAGCATTTACTTCCTTTGTCTATCATAGTAGGCGGAGGCTTTCTCGTTCTGGCGGATCTTATCTCGAGAACCATCATTGCACCCACAGAACTTCCAATCGGAGTGATAACATCCCTAATCGGTGCCCCCATGTTTGCTTATATTCTCCTAAAGAAAAGAGGTCTTTCATCATGA
- a CDS encoding ABC transporter substrate-binding protein: MKHFKIIFALLLSLGILSACGADGENVEKGKGNGEVTKGQSDFPLSVSDALSNKVTLEEQPKHIVSLIPSNTEILFELGLNKEIVGVSDFDNYPKEAAEKEKIGGMEFNVEKIISLNPDLVLAHESTAVSAEEGLEQLRGAGVKVYIVRDANNFEEVYTTMENIGTLVGKKDEAESIISEMKADLESIKEKVSGVSEKKKVYIEVSPSPDIYSTGKNTFIDQMLSLVNAENVMSDQEGWIQVNQEAVIASNPDIIITTYGYYSENPKEQVMGREGWKDVSAVKNEEVHDVHSDLVTRTGPRLVEGVEEIAKSIYPELFTE; this comes from the coding sequence ATGAAACACTTCAAAATCATTTTCGCACTATTATTATCTTTAGGGATCCTCTCAGCATGCGGTGCTGATGGTGAAAATGTAGAAAAGGGAAAAGGAAATGGAGAAGTCACTAAGGGACAATCTGATTTCCCTTTGTCGGTAAGCGACGCTCTTAGTAATAAAGTTACGCTGGAAGAGCAACCTAAGCATATTGTTTCATTGATTCCAAGCAACACAGAAATCTTATTCGAGTTAGGGTTGAATAAGGAAATTGTGGGGGTTTCAGATTTTGATAATTATCCAAAAGAAGCGGCGGAGAAAGAAAAAATAGGTGGAATGGAATTTAACGTTGAGAAGATTATCAGTCTGAATCCGGATTTGGTTCTCGCTCATGAGTCCACTGCTGTTTCGGCAGAAGAGGGGTTAGAACAGCTTCGAGGTGCAGGGGTAAAGGTATATATCGTACGTGATGCCAATAACTTTGAGGAAGTATACACCACGATGGAAAACATCGGCACATTGGTTGGCAAGAAAGATGAAGCTGAATCCATCATTTCGGAGATGAAAGCTGATCTAGAATCCATTAAGGAAAAAGTCAGTGGTGTCTCCGAAAAGAAAAAAGTGTATATAGAGGTGTCACCTTCGCCTGACATATATTCTACAGGTAAAAATACATTCATCGATCAAATGCTATCACTTGTAAATGCCGAAAATGTGATGAGTGATCAAGAGGGATGGATCCAAGTAAACCAGGAAGCAGTCATCGCATCAAATCCAGACATCATCATTACAACATATGGTTACTACAGCGAAAATCCTAAAGAACAAGTGATGGGCCGGGAAGGATGGAAAGACGTGAGTGCTGTGAAAAATGAGGAAGTTCATGACGTACATTCTGACCTGGTCACACGTACTGGCCCAAGACTGGTTGAAGGAGTAGAGGAAATTGCAAAGTCGATCTATCCGGAGTTATTTACAGAATAA
- the msrA gene encoding peptide-methionine (S)-S-oxide reductase MsrA: MNEKKEFATFAGGCFWCMVKPFDELPGIIDVVSGYSGGHLENPTYQDIKAGNSGHYEAVQITFDPALFPYERLLKLYWPQIDPTDDGGQFHDRGDQYRTAIFYHNDHQKQLAENSKKEIEESGRFKNPIVTKILPASTFYQAEEYHQKFYKKNPDEYKQDRAKSGRDEFIESHWDNPKA; the protein is encoded by the coding sequence ATGAATGAAAAGAAAGAGTTCGCTACTTTTGCCGGGGGTTGTTTTTGGTGTATGGTAAAACCATTTGATGAACTACCGGGTATTATTGACGTCGTATCAGGTTATTCAGGGGGCCATCTTGAAAACCCTACCTATCAGGATATCAAAGCCGGTAACAGCGGACATTATGAAGCTGTTCAAATTACCTTCGACCCTGCTCTCTTTCCCTATGAAAGATTATTAAAACTATACTGGCCGCAAATTGATCCGACTGATGACGGAGGACAATTCCATGATCGCGGTGACCAGTATCGCACAGCTATTTTCTATCACAATGATCATCAAAAACAATTAGCAGAAAACTCGAAGAAAGAAATAGAAGAAAGTGGACGATTCAAAAATCCAATCGTCACAAAGATCCTACCTGCCTCAACCTTCTACCAGGCAGAAGAATATCATCAAAAGTTCTACAAAAAGAATCCCGATGAATATAAACAAGACCGGGCGAAATCCGGTCGTGACGAATTTATTGAGAGTCATTGGGATAACCCAAAAGCTTAA
- the crtI gene encoding phytoene desaturase family protein, whose amino-acid sequence MKKKVIVVGGGLGGMSTAIRLASEGYDVTIVEKGERLGGKLNKRKGKGFSFDTGPSILTMPWVLEKVFAHADRDLNDYVDIIRVDPGWRTFFEDGRVLDVSSDLPTMLEEMKKTSTEDANNFFNYLSYCGKMYELTMKSFYKKSINGLQDLRTMHPVKELLQMDPMKSMDAANRKFIKDKHLQQLFNFLIMYVGSSPYHAPAIMSQLTHVQLGLGVHYVKGGMYKIAEAMAKVLEELNVEVRLNCEVEDILTSGSRAEGVRTKIGEELMADIVVSNLEAIPCYKSLLADYHESSKEVDELSKFAPTVSGLVLLLGVDRKYDHLAHHNFFFSKDPKKEFRQIFDEQKLSDDPTIYIGISSKSDSTQAPEGKENMFVLTHVPPLKEGEDWAQYKESYRLKVLDKLEKMGVTNLRDHIEYEYTFTPNDIQTLYGANGGSIYGTVTDRKLNGGFKIPNKSRVLSNMYFVGGSTHPGGGVPMVTLSGQLTAELILDEQVKVNRFIG is encoded by the coding sequence ATGAAGAAGAAAGTAATAGTAGTAGGAGGCGGCTTGGGAGGTATGTCAACAGCCATCCGTCTTGCCTCAGAAGGATATGACGTTACGATTGTTGAAAAAGGGGAAAGACTTGGCGGAAAATTAAATAAAAGAAAAGGAAAAGGCTTTTCTTTCGATACAGGACCTTCCATCCTTACGATGCCATGGGTACTGGAGAAAGTATTTGCTCATGCGGACCGTGATCTTAATGATTATGTAGATATCATCAGAGTGGATCCGGGCTGGAGGACATTTTTTGAAGATGGAAGGGTCCTTGATGTTTCTTCGGATCTCCCGACCATGTTAGAAGAAATGAAGAAGACATCCACAGAGGATGCGAATAACTTCTTTAACTATTTAAGCTACTGTGGAAAAATGTATGAACTTACAATGAAAAGTTTCTATAAAAAGAGCATCAATGGCTTGCAAGACTTGCGCACGATGCATCCGGTCAAAGAATTACTGCAAATGGATCCAATGAAATCCATGGATGCTGCAAATCGTAAATTCATTAAAGACAAGCATCTACAGCAGCTATTTAACTTCCTTATCATGTACGTAGGGTCTTCGCCTTACCATGCACCAGCCATCATGTCACAGCTTACCCATGTTCAGTTAGGTCTTGGAGTCCATTACGTAAAAGGCGGAATGTACAAAATTGCTGAGGCAATGGCCAAGGTGTTGGAGGAACTCAATGTAGAGGTCCGCTTAAATTGTGAAGTTGAAGATATACTTACATCAGGCAGCCGTGCTGAAGGAGTCCGAACAAAAATTGGAGAAGAGCTGATGGCGGACATCGTTGTATCCAACTTAGAGGCCATTCCTTGCTACAAATCCCTCTTAGCTGATTATCATGAATCTTCTAAGGAAGTCGATGAATTAAGCAAATTTGCTCCAACGGTTTCAGGACTGGTGCTGCTACTCGGGGTAGATCGTAAATATGATCACCTCGCTCACCATAATTTCTTTTTCAGTAAGGATCCAAAAAAAGAATTCAGACAGATCTTCGATGAGCAAAAGCTTTCTGACGATCCGACGATTTACATCGGCATCTCGTCGAAATCGGATTCCACACAGGCTCCTGAAGGGAAAGAAAACATGTTTGTGTTAACACATGTGCCTCCATTAAAAGAGGGGGAAGATTGGGCACAATACAAAGAATCTTATCGCCTCAAAGTTCTGGATAAGCTTGAGAAAATGGGCGTAACCAATTTAAGGGATCATATAGAATACGAATATACCTTCACTCCAAACGACATTCAAACCCTTTATGGGGCGAATGGTGGATCGATCTATGGTACTGTCACAGACCGGAAGCTTAACGGCGGTTTCAAGATTCCGAACAAGAGCAGAGTGCTCTCTAATATGTATTTTGTTGGAGGTTCAACCCATCCGGGTGGAGGTGTGCCAATGGTCACGCTTTCTGGACAACTTACGGCGGAATTGATCTTAGATGAACAAGTGAAGGTAAACCGTTTTATAGGATAA